In Nilaparvata lugens isolate BPH chromosome 13, ASM1435652v1, whole genome shotgun sequence, the sequence TGTTTACCTTGTTGTTTAACATCACATGGGCACCATACTCGTTAGAAAATTATGTACTCATAAGAAGCTATattcagagaaaacttctatactaCTCTACATATACACTTTTATACttctagattgtttattctatgatatAACCTATAtggattgaatgattataattaaTCTAATTTACATAATACTTATTTTTCAGGCAAGTCTATAAAGGGAAAAGACGAAGTGCACCGACACTTCGAACCAGTCAAAACTCCAGCAGCACAACCAGAAGCAGAAGAATTGGAAGAAGATGTGGACGATGTTGAGGGCTACGAAGGAGATTACCAAGAGGGAGACGACCTCGCGGATGGACTGGGAGATGGACAAATTGGAGAAAGAGAGATGGACGGCCAAGAGATCGTTCCCTCTCTCTCAGATCTGGCAGACACCGAAACGGGTGTTCCGCTCGATGCGGAACAGATTAGAGGCTTTCTAAGTAAAGAGAACGAGGCAACTTACACTCAGAACGAGTGTTTTGTAACTGATATAAGTGGCAGTGAATTCATCAATGTGAACCCAGTTGAAGGACAAGCTAACATGAACATTATAGCTGAtggtaataatatgaatatcatagctgctgaaaataatatcaatatcatagCTGCTGAAAATAACATGAATATCATAACTGACGGAAATTGTCTGCAGGATCCCAACAACCCCAACGTGATAGCTATGACTATTAACGAGGGTGTACAGGGGGGGAATTTTGTTGAGACTGTACAGGGAGGTAATTTTGTTGAGGGTGTACAGGGAGGTACTTTTGTTGAAGGCGCTGCACCCCAATACACTCAAGTATATCTAGTCAATCAGAATGATAACCTAGTGGAAGCTGGAAACATGGAAGCTACCGCTATGCAAGACGTTGTAACCACGGCAACACTGGAAGATAATCAGATCTATGTGGTGACAAGCGATGGGAAAGCCATGTACGGGGACCAGGATGTCGTTTTCCAGATAGCCAACGATCAGGTGTATCAGACCGATTCGGGAATAAAGGATGATATAGAAGTGCAGTACGAGAATATTAATGCGACTGGGAGGGTGACGGTTAAAGAGGAGGTGATTGATACGAGCTATGACCAGTGTTAGAGATTTAACGGTCGGTCAAGTGAATTGCGGGTGGATCTGTAACTAATTTAGAGGCAGGATTTATAAACAACCCATGGGACCCAGTTAACTATTTTCTTTAGATGGTTTAGTCACGAGAAAAAAATCGGCTGCAATCAAGCTGGCCACTGACTATCATTacaaccactacctccgtaaacaaagtcatagtgcattctggtgacgtcagcacaggtagggctcctacaccaataaaaacactagctgatatagatcagctgaaatcaacaaattcttattggtgtaggagccctacctgtgctgacgtcaccagaatgcactatggctttgtttacggaggtagtgttcCAACAAGCCAAAACGCCACCGAAAATGTCCTAATTCTCAGCCAATCGAGGGACATTTTGGGTGGCGTGTTGGATCATCAATGGTCAACGTTACGCCGCTGcaattttagttttttcctCGTGACTTAACCATATTTAAAAGATTTAATCTTTGATAATCTAATTGGTCATCTTTTATCAAATACATAGATAGGCATCATCCTTGTTTTCTTCATtcgattttttcatttatttgaattatctatgaattattttgcattatctctggatgattttgttcattcatttgaattttctatGAATTATCTTTGgtttggaattatattttatggaatATTTTACTGTGTAATAGACTCTCCTTAGGGCACGAACCAAGTTTAACGGTACTCCGATCAGCTGGTGTATTGAAGCAACCTATGGTTGTATTCggtataatgtgttacattatCCGAGTTAAAACAAATAGCTTACTATTATATCAACAGCAACAATTAAATAGCTGATCCAATTTCGTTCAAACTTGGATGTTGCGTACGACCCTTGAAATCAAACGCATGGTTCGTTTTCGTTTTTGCGACCGCGGCAGACAAAATTGAGGAAGAATACTATTGATTCATATGGGGTTGTTCACACAGTTCCAGTTCCAGTCTGCCAATGTGTGAACATTCTCATAAGAATCAATTGTTTTCTTTCTCGGTGGACGGCCGCATTCGCTTACGTAGGCTACGGT encodes:
- the LOC111050713 gene encoding uncharacterized protein LOC111050713 isoform X1 encodes the protein MENITKGKKRQAGSINPITIEQFLRDKRLRRSLTNAERMEENEGGGGGYSQYGYEEGEDEEMVIVVVDKDGDNNMMYEDDEELNERRINEEIAYNFIKETVGDLGDEPFAQQEQAIGTTELAFPLGIVGTKTLTVKQELCRLCLSKHCNMVSLFDTCLTFFQISLKEVIQSCIGIKVLRDDATDKICRACITRLESIWAFREECERSNRLVKQMKKTKIIHNKNATEGFSDGTHLSSNNESLVKAPPQPFSCTICDRGFATEVALSGHVTNDHAHLKPFTQNTSFLISCSICGRKVLKKVLHDHYLTHKLLGEGKSIKGKDEVHRHFEPVKTPAAQPEAEELEEDVDDVEGYEGDYQEGDDLADGLGDGQIGEREMDGQEIVPSLSDLADTETGVPLDAEQIRGFLSKENEATYTQNECFVTDISGSEFINVNPVEGQANMNIIADGNNMNIIAAENNINIIAAENNMNIITDGNCLQDPNNPNVIAMTINEGVQGGNFVETVQGGNFVEGVQGGTFVEGAAPQYTQVYLVNQNDNLVEAGNMEATAMQDVVTTATLEDNQIYVVTSDGKAMYGDQDVVFQIANDQVYQTDSGIKDDIEVQYENINATGRVTVKEEVIDTSYDQC
- the LOC111050713 gene encoding uncharacterized protein LOC111050713 isoform X2, which gives rise to MEENEGGGGGYSQYGYEEGEDEEMVIVVVDKDGDNNMMYEDDEELNERRINEEIAYNFIKETVGDLGDEPFAQQEQAIGTTELAFPLGIVGTKTLTVKQELCRLCLSKHCNMVSLFDTCLTFFQISLKEVIQSCIGIKVLRDDATDKICRACITRLESIWAFREECERSNRLVKQMKKTKIIHNKNATEGFSDGTHLSSNNESLVKAPPQPFSCTICDRGFATEVALSGHVTNDHAHLKPFTQNTSFLISCSICGRKVLKKVLHDHYLTHKLLGEGKSIKGKDEVHRHFEPVKTPAAQPEAEELEEDVDDVEGYEGDYQEGDDLADGLGDGQIGEREMDGQEIVPSLSDLADTETGVPLDAEQIRGFLSKENEATYTQNECFVTDISGSEFINVNPVEGQANMNIIADGNNMNIIAAENNINIIAAENNMNIITDGNCLQDPNNPNVIAMTINEGVQGGNFVETVQGGNFVEGVQGGTFVEGAAPQYTQVYLVNQNDNLVEAGNMEATAMQDVVTTATLEDNQIYVVTSDGKAMYGDQDVVFQIANDQVYQTDSGIKDDIEVQYENINATGRVTVKEEVIDTSYDQC